One window of the Salvia miltiorrhiza cultivar Shanhuang (shh) chromosome 6, IMPLAD_Smil_shh, whole genome shotgun sequence genome contains the following:
- the LOC130989367 gene encoding bifunctional protein FolD 2-like yields MSDHKVTIIDGKAVAQTIRSKIAAEVCRLSETYIKVPGLAVMIVGQRKDSQSYVNMKRKACAEVGIKSIDLDLLENVSESELISKVHELNVNPDVHGILGQLPLPKHINEEKILTEISLGKDVDGFHPLNIGKLAMKGRDPCLFLNSSLISVFFSNKHGCIELLTRHGITIKGKNVVVVGRSNIVGLPVSLLLLKEDATVTMVHSRTKEPESIVRNADIIIAAVGQAAMIKGSWIKPGAVVIDVRTNVVDDPSKKSGYRLVGDVDFQEACKTAGCITPIPGGVGPMTVAMLLKNTLDGAKRVIEG; encoded by the exons ATGTCGGATCACAAGGTTACTATAATCGACGGCAAAGCAGTCGCCCAAACAATCCGATCGAAGATCGCCGCCGAAGTCTGCCGCCTCTCTGAAACGTACATcaag GTTCCTGGTCTAGCTGTTATGATTGTAGGGCAAAGGAAGGATTCACAGAGCTATGTGAATATGAAAAGGAAAGCTTGTGCAGAAGTTGGAATCAAGTCGATTGATTTGGACCTACTAGAGAATGTATCCGAATCTGAATTGATTAGCAAAGTTCATGAACTGAATGTAAATCCTGATGTTCATG GTATACTGGGTCAGCTCCCGTTGCCTAAACATATAAACGAAGAGAAAATTTTAACTGAGATATCCCTGGGAAAGGATGTGGATGGATTTCACCCTCTGAACATTGGTAAATTAGCAATGAAAGGCAGAGATCCCTGTTTGTTCC TAAATTCGTCACTTATATCTGTGTTTTTTTCTAATAAACATGGTTGCATCGAGCTTCTAACCCGCCATGGCATTACTATTAAGGGAAAGAATGTTGTTGTGGTAGGTCGGAGTAACATAGTTGGTTTGCCGGTTTCCCTGCTCCTCCTAAAGGAAGATGCTACCGTCACTATGGTCCATTCTCGTACCAAAGAACCCGAGAGCATTGTTCGAAATGCTGACATTATTATCGCTGCTGTAGGACAAGCAGCAATG ATCAAGGGCAGTTGGATCAAACCCGGTGCTGTTGTAATTGATGTGAGAACCAATGTTGTGGATGATCCTAGTAAGAAATCTGGTTATCGGCTTGTTGGGGATGTAGATTTTCAGGAAGCATGTAAGACGGCCGGATGCATCACTCCGATTCCCGGTGGTGTCGGGCCGATGACAGTTGCCATGTTGCTAAAGAACACTTTGGATGGAGCTAAGAGAGTAATAGAGGGTTAG